One region of Catenuloplanes indicus genomic DNA includes:
- a CDS encoding prenyltransferase/squalene oxidase repeat-containing protein — MHPGVRHTGIRPAGHDPAATAAALRERATRVRGFFAAVCPPHTGAEPHALLRIMADALSAQHPDGSWGPDDVPRQKPSFTAQTIVMLARVGIRYCRTADGGRETLGPGHIVQRAAAWLETVQRADGGWGEDAWDTSHVLLALHLCGYRAGDPCIDRGLGRLRFNVAHGWPDRDSYWFGAGFLGAAMQAFNRFGDSESAFRTCNQIWEFWDDDLACFRSPANLYDSSAPAVWQTACALSGLRSSGPVPLAPDRVRRAYAWLARTQSTDGSWGPGPWETTCYCTLQAIEALCLLGGDGGHESAARGTDWFVRTYSLDEPLVARLMTAAAVARTRSHRLVTQVSFYWVEEILDLLDRYRVFSEPRHRTPRPGLGRFAVLVSIVFQLVILAGLLVRGAL, encoded by the coding sequence ATGCATCCCGGCGTACGGCACACGGGCATCCGCCCTGCCGGTCACGATCCCGCGGCGACCGCCGCCGCACTCCGGGAGCGGGCCACCCGCGTGCGGGGCTTCTTCGCGGCCGTATGTCCGCCGCACACCGGTGCGGAACCGCACGCGCTGCTCCGCATCATGGCGGATGCGCTGTCCGCCCAGCACCCGGACGGCTCCTGGGGCCCGGACGACGTGCCCCGACAGAAGCCGAGCTTCACCGCGCAGACGATAGTCATGCTGGCCCGCGTGGGCATCCGGTACTGCCGGACGGCCGACGGCGGCCGGGAGACGCTCGGCCCCGGGCACATCGTCCAGCGCGCCGCGGCGTGGCTGGAGACCGTGCAGCGGGCCGACGGGGGCTGGGGCGAGGACGCCTGGGACACCTCGCACGTGCTGCTCGCTCTGCACCTCTGCGGCTACCGCGCGGGCGACCCCTGCATCGACCGCGGGCTGGGCCGGCTGCGGTTCAACGTCGCGCACGGGTGGCCGGACCGGGACTCGTACTGGTTCGGTGCCGGTTTCCTCGGCGCCGCCATGCAGGCGTTCAACCGGTTCGGTGACAGTGAGTCGGCGTTCCGCACCTGCAATCAGATCTGGGAGTTCTGGGACGACGACCTGGCCTGCTTCCGGTCCCCGGCGAATCTTTACGACAGCTCCGCGCCGGCCGTCTGGCAGACCGCTTGCGCGCTGTCCGGCCTCCGGTCGTCCGGGCCGGTCCCGCTGGCGCCGGACCGGGTGAGGCGGGCGTACGCGTGGCTCGCGAGAACCCAGTCCACGGACGGGAGCTGGGGGCCCGGGCCGTGGGAGACGACCTGTTATTGCACGCTGCAGGCCATCGAGGCGCTGTGCCTGCTCGGCGGCGACGGTGGTCACGAGTCCGCGGCGCGGGGGACGGACTGGTTCGTCCGGACCTACTCGCTCGACGAACCGCTGGTCGCCAGGCTGATGACCGCGGCGGCCGTCGCACGGACCAGGAGCCACCGGCTGGTGACGCAGGTGTCCTTCTACTGGGTCGAGGAGATCCTCGACCTCCTCGACCGTTACCGCGTCTTCTCCGAGCCGCGCCACCGCACCCCGCGGCCCGGCCTCGGGCGGTTCGCGGTGCTGGTCTCGATCGTCTTCCAGCTGGTCATCCTGGCCGGGCTGCTGGTCCGCGGGGCGCTGTGA
- a CDS encoding endonuclease/exonuclease/phosphatase family protein has translation MRRLASLLAAVLIAVLAPATAASAAPKNLQVMSWNMCGSLNWGCDAYGGPQDKIDVVKYHVETNYVHAALLQEVCENDLTLLMNQLGSGWSKSFAPYQHSTDGVRRTSVCGGTRTDRIGTAIVVKAGMSSPQNYEITHAWNGLARPFHCVTATYWDTRLCNVHLDPAKNNPDQPDWEYADDQMKDIQTIVAAFPTLVVGGDFNVQPQDRPGNARKWLWADGFWATDAGTPGYRECDQTGAVRDGRDTWTGNNQSGKLDYVFSTETKRWCAVGDSAYSDHHVVIYSVSVD, from the coding sequence GTGCGCAGACTGGCCTCGCTACTGGCCGCCGTCCTGATCGCCGTGCTCGCCCCCGCCACCGCGGCGTCGGCCGCCCCGAAGAACCTGCAGGTCATGTCGTGGAACATGTGCGGGTCGCTGAACTGGGGATGTGACGCCTACGGCGGCCCGCAGGACAAGATCGACGTGGTGAAGTACCACGTGGAGACGAACTACGTGCACGCCGCACTGCTGCAGGAGGTCTGCGAGAACGACCTCACGCTGCTGATGAACCAGCTCGGCAGCGGCTGGAGCAAGTCGTTCGCGCCGTACCAGCACTCGACGGACGGCGTGCGCCGCACCAGCGTCTGCGGCGGTACCCGGACCGACCGGATCGGCACCGCGATCGTGGTCAAGGCCGGCATGTCCAGCCCGCAGAACTACGAGATCACGCACGCCTGGAACGGTCTCGCCCGGCCGTTCCACTGCGTGACCGCGACGTACTGGGACACCCGGCTCTGCAACGTGCACCTCGACCCGGCGAAGAACAACCCCGACCAGCCCGACTGGGAGTACGCCGACGATCAGATGAAGGACATCCAGACCATCGTCGCGGCGTTCCCCACGCTGGTGGTCGGCGGCGACTTCAACGTGCAGCCGCAGGACCGGCCCGGTAACGCCCGGAAGTGGCTGTGGGCCGACGGCTTCTGGGCCACCGACGCCGGCACGCCCGGCTACCGCGAGTGCGACCAGACCGGCGCGGTCCGGGACGGCCGGGATACCTGGACCGGGAACAACCAGAGCGGCAAGCTCGACTACGTGTTCAGCACGGAGACGAAGCGCTGGTGCGCGGTCGGCGACTCCGCCTACTCCGACCACCACGTGGTGATCTACAGCGTCTCGGTCGACTGA
- a CDS encoding cellulase family glycosylhydrolase: MIRTGTTARGLSARVAAFGVALLAAVVVPAPGAHAATRFEAETLTIDPAYGSAYQDPVASGGWALAIWNNAAATGGFTAAAPFTTLSVSSMGGVCGSTDAAPRMEVAVDGTVVGRTAVTGAWSRYQWTGSWAAGSHSISFRFLNEYGDGTCDRFLEVDTYRVSSDLGFVTRAGAQLMLGGRPYTFAGLNAFGMSGCDNGSVPWTDAQLDSYFGQLAPNTVTRTWAFQPYGLPVLDRIVAAAERHGQRVSLTLADGRNYCGEHDGMNGSKEGADKTLAWYQGGFRANYLPWATSVVSRFRDATAVAWWELINEPGSFTDPAYTDAIIKAFFDEAAAAVKAADPNHLVATGTMYQAFYGTSDFAYVHSGPHVDIASIHEYEYDWQNSNAIVTGHLTPALAKMQSIGKPLIIGESGLQAAASGCRTTLTARASVVTRKLNAYLAYTGVAGVNIWGVVLYNPVSAQDPCPLQGRLTDPMFASIRAKQTALNA; this comes from the coding sequence ATGATCAGAACAGGTACGACGGCACGCGGGCTGTCGGCCAGGGTCGCGGCGTTCGGTGTCGCGCTTCTCGCCGCGGTCGTCGTCCCCGCGCCCGGCGCGCACGCCGCGACGCGGTTCGAGGCCGAGACCCTGACCATCGACCCGGCGTACGGATCGGCCTACCAGGATCCGGTCGCGTCCGGCGGCTGGGCGCTGGCGATCTGGAACAACGCGGCCGCGACCGGTGGCTTCACCGCGGCCGCGCCGTTCACCACGCTGTCGGTGAGCTCGATGGGCGGCGTCTGCGGTAGCACCGACGCGGCACCGCGGATGGAGGTCGCGGTCGACGGCACCGTGGTCGGCCGGACCGCGGTGACCGGCGCGTGGAGCCGCTACCAGTGGACCGGGTCGTGGGCCGCGGGCAGCCACTCGATCTCGTTCCGCTTCCTCAACGAGTACGGCGACGGCACCTGCGACCGGTTCCTGGAGGTGGACACGTACCGTGTCTCCTCGGATCTCGGTTTTGTCACCCGCGCCGGTGCGCAGCTGATGCTCGGCGGGCGCCCCTACACGTTCGCCGGCCTGAACGCGTTCGGCATGAGCGGCTGCGACAACGGCAGCGTGCCGTGGACCGACGCGCAGCTGGACTCCTACTTCGGGCAGCTCGCGCCCAACACGGTGACCAGGACCTGGGCGTTCCAGCCGTACGGGCTGCCGGTGCTGGACCGGATCGTGGCCGCGGCGGAACGGCACGGTCAGCGGGTCAGCCTCACACTGGCGGACGGGCGCAACTACTGCGGCGAGCACGACGGCATGAACGGCTCGAAGGAGGGCGCGGACAAGACGCTCGCCTGGTACCAGGGCGGGTTCCGGGCGAACTACCTGCCGTGGGCGACGTCCGTGGTGTCCCGGTTCCGGGACGCGACCGCGGTGGCCTGGTGGGAGCTGATCAACGAGCCGGGCTCGTTCACCGACCCGGCCTACACCGACGCGATCATCAAGGCGTTCTTCGACGAGGCCGCGGCCGCGGTCAAGGCCGCCGACCCGAACCATCTGGTCGCGACCGGCACGATGTACCAGGCGTTCTACGGCACGTCCGACTTCGCGTACGTCCACAGTGGCCCGCACGTCGACATCGCCTCGATCCACGAGTACGAGTACGACTGGCAGAACAGCAACGCGATCGTGACCGGGCACCTCACGCCGGCGCTCGCGAAGATGCAGTCGATCGGAAAACCGCTGATCATCGGCGAGTCCGGGCTGCAGGCGGCGGCGTCCGGCTGCCGCACCACGCTCACCGCCCGCGCTTCGGTGGTCACCCGGAAGCTGAACGCGTACCTGGCCTACACCGGCGTGGCCGGCGTCAACATCTGGGGCGTCGTGCTCTACAACCCGGTATCGGCGCAGGATCCGTGCCCGTTGCAGGGCCGGCTGACCGACCCGATGTTCGCCTCGATCCGCGCGAAGCAGACCGCGCTCAACGCGTGA
- a CDS encoding cyclase family protein codes for MCTEECLRHAASPQAEVSRRAALTGLAAAALTLGPSQPAVASRRQHTVRDLTHPFSTAFPTFAPGEEARRGPYKTIPDDGYYMQEWRIVEHTGTHVDAPVHFVPGGRTATQLTPDELILPAVTISLARRATRDADTVLTVADLRAWEREWGRIPTGAAVLLHTGWDRRATSAAHYRNPDAQGTMHFPGFGADACEWLLSARHVRCLGIDTLSLDPGRSTTYPVHFTLLGADRYGVENLAHLETVPARGATLVVGLIPWEQGSGGPARILALS; via the coding sequence ATGTGCACCGAGGAATGCCTGCGTCACGCCGCATCCCCACAGGCCGAGGTCTCCCGCCGGGCCGCGCTCACCGGTCTCGCCGCGGCCGCGCTCACCCTCGGCCCGTCCCAGCCCGCGGTCGCTTCCCGGAGGCAGCACACGGTACGGGACCTGACGCACCCGTTCAGCACCGCGTTCCCCACGTTCGCACCGGGTGAGGAGGCACGCCGCGGCCCGTACAAGACCATCCCGGACGACGGCTACTACATGCAGGAGTGGCGGATCGTCGAACACACCGGCACGCACGTCGACGCCCCGGTCCACTTCGTCCCCGGCGGCCGCACCGCCACCCAGCTCACCCCGGACGAGCTGATCCTGCCCGCCGTCACGATCAGCCTCGCGCGCCGCGCCACCCGGGACGCCGACACCGTCCTCACGGTCGCCGACCTGCGCGCCTGGGAACGCGAGTGGGGCCGCATCCCCACCGGTGCCGCCGTCCTGCTGCACACCGGTTGGGACCGCCGCGCCACCTCCGCCGCCCACTACCGCAACCCGGACGCACAGGGCACCATGCACTTCCCCGGCTTCGGCGCGGACGCCTGCGAATGGCTGCTCAGCGCCCGCCACGTCCGCTGCCTCGGCATCGACACGCTCAGCCTCGACCCGGGCCGCTCCACCACGTACCCGGTCCACTTCACCCTGCTCGGCGCCGACCGCTACGGCGTCGAGAACCTGGCCCACCTGGAAACCGTCCCGGCCCGCGGCGCCACCCTCGTGGTCGGCCTGATCCCGTGGGAACAGGGCTCCGGCGGCCCGGCCCGCATCCTCGCCCTCTCCTGA
- a CDS encoding FG-GAP repeat domain-containing protein: MRTRTRRTLTAGALAAVLVAALSPLWIHRDETPVAAPPAPPVPAPRDEQAAMAEAASTGTDVLVETATTQTSQTWALPTGKLRTDITAVPARAKNASGQWAPIDITLAGSGGVVRPANAPAPVRFAEGGTSGTESVLAEAEVGEHTITYTWPGPLPKAVLDGPRALYPEVLPGADLLLVAREEGGFANLLIVKTPEAAKQAAVRTVTYGLRSTTAVFKSDKVTGGVQVLDKAGKEITAIPTPFGWDSAGTDPELPPGAAARTSVATSADVLRLSGLSGIEPGAKSAQLPVKLDGDNTGNATLRLDAGATGLLTGKDVRFPVFLDPTMNTATLAWTLVSKQHPNSNFNNGTNFNNGTSEARVGHEDETGMTARSFWRMGFDAAIKGATIESATFKVLNVHSWSCTTREFQLAWTGPISTATTWNKQPTWNTSPGANKRNFAHGRDACKDDYASFDAKAFAQQAANAGANNLTMGMRATSEGDTQTWRKFTAKSASLSAVYNRPPANPSALASTPGGSCSTAGITVARTNLVLNATASDPDGNLKTVYFRFWKSGSTMPTAGTPHTALSSGKASVTIASTTLVDKTVYLWDAYAEDSNSTPAKSPNFATPGTPCKVTIDASGPPAPEVTSVDFPEATDDGATWATKPFGQAGTVTFTSQGAARFTYAFEGVTEVSKTSANAVTVTDLKPPHAGPINMTVKAYDSVGNPSQPTVYSFYVPPRPEADGPGDVTGDGRADLLVIDGGGNLRSYPGGMTGEVDSSLAAGYRNGTELNPAGHWTDSSGKAALIAKFGDAYPGDGITDVFARTPDGKFWLYPGDGYGSFDVDDRISVMLPSGTPAPSTWTQIKAVGDVTGDGRPDLFVRSGTAFWTLTGYTGASFAEAVQMETTGWDRREIVNVADIDLDGTPDLLFRHLDTGIMSIRHGKPGTIAKSVDLASLKSAAASRQGDVQYGTGWSEAAITAVVSIPDQNGDAIPDMWVRRASDGQVRVYYPSKVNTNGEVKIVLPVNVSTFKALA, encoded by the coding sequence GTGCGCACGCGCACGCGGCGAACATTGACCGCGGGCGCGCTCGCCGCGGTGCTCGTCGCCGCCTTGTCACCACTGTGGATACATCGAGACGAGACACCGGTGGCCGCCCCGCCGGCACCACCGGTCCCCGCGCCCCGCGACGAGCAGGCCGCGATGGCGGAGGCGGCCAGCACCGGCACTGACGTCCTGGTCGAGACCGCGACCACGCAGACCTCGCAGACCTGGGCACTGCCGACCGGCAAGCTGCGCACCGATATCACCGCGGTGCCGGCCCGGGCGAAGAACGCCTCGGGCCAGTGGGCGCCGATCGACATCACGCTGGCCGGTTCCGGCGGCGTCGTGCGGCCCGCGAACGCGCCGGCGCCGGTGCGGTTCGCCGAGGGCGGGACCAGCGGCACGGAGAGTGTGCTCGCCGAGGCGGAGGTCGGCGAGCACACCATCACGTACACCTGGCCCGGCCCGCTGCCGAAGGCGGTGCTGGACGGGCCGCGCGCGCTCTACCCCGAGGTGCTGCCCGGTGCGGACCTGCTGCTGGTCGCGCGCGAGGAGGGCGGCTTCGCGAACCTGCTGATCGTCAAGACGCCCGAGGCCGCGAAGCAGGCCGCGGTGCGCACCGTCACCTACGGCCTGCGCTCGACGACCGCGGTCTTCAAGTCCGACAAGGTCACCGGCGGCGTGCAGGTGCTGGACAAGGCCGGCAAGGAAATCACCGCGATCCCGACGCCGTTCGGCTGGGACTCGGCCGGCACCGACCCGGAGCTGCCGCCCGGCGCCGCGGCCCGCACCTCCGTCGCGACCAGCGCGGACGTGCTGCGTCTCTCCGGCCTCAGCGGCATCGAGCCGGGCGCGAAGTCGGCGCAGCTGCCGGTGAAGCTGGACGGTGACAACACCGGGAACGCCACGCTCCGGCTCGACGCGGGCGCGACCGGCCTGCTCACCGGCAAGGACGTGCGCTTCCCGGTCTTCCTCGACCCGACCATGAACACCGCCACGCTGGCCTGGACGCTCGTCTCCAAGCAGCACCCGAACAGCAACTTCAACAACGGCACGAACTTCAACAACGGTACGTCCGAGGCGCGCGTCGGCCACGAGGACGAGACCGGCATGACCGCCCGCTCGTTCTGGCGGATGGGCTTCGACGCCGCGATCAAGGGCGCGACCATCGAGTCGGCCACGTTCAAGGTGCTCAACGTGCACTCCTGGTCGTGCACCACGCGCGAGTTCCAGCTGGCGTGGACCGGCCCGATCTCCACGGCCACCACCTGGAACAAGCAGCCGACCTGGAACACGAGCCCCGGTGCGAACAAGCGCAACTTCGCACACGGCCGCGACGCCTGCAAGGACGACTACGCCTCGTTCGACGCCAAGGCGTTCGCCCAGCAGGCCGCGAACGCGGGCGCGAACAACCTGACCATGGGCATGCGGGCCACCTCCGAGGGGGACACGCAGACCTGGCGCAAGTTCACCGCCAAGTCGGCCTCGCTGTCCGCGGTCTACAACCGGCCGCCGGCCAACCCCTCGGCGCTCGCCAGCACGCCGGGCGGCAGCTGCTCCACGGCCGGTATCACGGTCGCCCGCACCAACCTGGTGCTGAACGCGACCGCGAGTGACCCGGACGGCAACCTCAAGACGGTGTACTTCCGCTTCTGGAAGTCGGGCTCGACCATGCCCACGGCCGGCACCCCGCACACGGCCCTGAGCAGCGGAAAAGCCTCCGTCACCATCGCCTCGACCACGCTCGTCGACAAGACCGTCTACCTCTGGGACGCGTACGCGGAGGACAGCAACTCGACGCCGGCCAAGTCCCCCAACTTCGCCACCCCCGGCACGCCGTGCAAGGTGACCATCGACGCGTCCGGCCCGCCGGCGCCCGAGGTGACCAGCGTGGACTTCCCGGAGGCGACCGACGACGGCGCCACCTGGGCCACGAAGCCGTTCGGCCAGGCCGGTACGGTCACGTTCACCTCGCAGGGCGCGGCCCGGTTCACGTACGCGTTCGAGGGCGTCACCGAGGTCTCCAAGACGTCGGCGAACGCGGTCACCGTCACGGACCTGAAGCCGCCGCACGCCGGGCCGATCAACATGACGGTCAAGGCGTACGACTCGGTCGGCAACCCCAGCCAGCCAACGGTCTACTCGTTCTACGTGCCGCCGCGCCCGGAGGCGGACGGCCCGGGTGACGTCACCGGTGACGGGCGCGCCGACCTGCTGGTCATCGACGGCGGCGGCAACCTGCGCAGCTACCCCGGCGGCATGACCGGCGAGGTGGACTCGTCGCTGGCCGCGGGCTACCGCAACGGCACCGAGCTGAACCCGGCCGGGCACTGGACGGACTCGTCCGGCAAGGCCGCGCTGATCGCCAAGTTCGGCGACGCGTACCCGGGCGACGGCATCACGGACGTGTTCGCCCGTACCCCGGACGGCAAGTTCTGGCTCTACCCCGGCGACGGGTACGGCAGCTTCGACGTCGACGACCGGATCTCGGTGATGCTGCCGTCCGGCACGCCGGCGCCGTCCACCTGGACGCAGATCAAGGCGGTCGGTGACGTCACCGGCGACGGCCGCCCCGACCTGTTCGTCCGGTCCGGCACCGCGTTCTGGACGCTCACCGGGTACACCGGCGCGAGCTTCGCCGAGGCCGTGCAGATGGAGACGACCGGCTGGGACCGCCGGGAGATCGTCAACGTCGCGGACATCGACCTCGACGGCACGCCCGACCTGCTCTTCCGCCACCTGGACACCGGCATCATGTCGATCCGGCACGGCAAGCCGGGCACGATCGCGAAGAGCGTCGACCTGGCCTCGCTGAAGTCCGCCGCGGCGTCCCGCCAGGGCGACGTGCAGTACGGCACCGGCTGGTCCGAGGCCGCGATCACCGCGGTCGTCTCGATCCCGGACCAGAACGGCGACGCCATCCCGGACATGTGGGTCCGCCGGGCCAGCGACGGCCAGGTGCGCGTCTACTACCCGAGCAAGGTCAACACCAACGGTGAGGTCAAGATCGTCCTGCCGGTGAACGTGAGCACGTTCAAGGCCCTCGCCTGA
- a CDS encoding LCP family protein: MRRRKDPLWARLLLVAGAVLVVSSGGTLVAAQTLIGQAEESITQTDLIGGGGDAARAEGNDIDGAVNLLLVGIDAREGDQDFRADTIIILHIPKTHDQAYLISIPRDWMVEIPPNEEFEFDGSTEKINAAFYYGSRLPGTALEKRGRGTEVLAATLRKHTGIEFNGAAVIDFGGFHSIVHALGGVDMCIAEPAESAHLGIDAKGKLVQGWYNDQVFPPRLEGLPPGSRPLVHEPGCRSMDATRALDYARIRKSLDNGDYGRQQHQQQLIKAIVKKATSSGVLTDLGKLNELVKAAGEAFILDTRGTPVADFFFTLKGVAANDLTLIKTNAGTFNTSAETGAEQLDAESLQMLAAAKDGTLSTFLIEHPQYIANSR; encoded by the coding sequence GTGAGACGGAGAAAGGATCCGCTGTGGGCGCGGCTGTTGCTGGTGGCGGGGGCCGTGCTGGTGGTCTCGAGCGGAGGCACGCTGGTGGCGGCGCAAACGCTGATCGGTCAGGCGGAGGAGTCGATCACGCAGACCGACCTCATCGGGGGCGGCGGGGACGCCGCGCGGGCCGAGGGCAACGATATCGACGGGGCGGTGAATCTGCTGCTGGTCGGCATCGATGCGCGGGAGGGCGACCAGGACTTCCGGGCCGACACGATCATCATTCTGCACATCCCGAAGACGCATGATCAGGCTTATCTGATCTCCATACCGCGGGACTGGATGGTGGAGATCCCGCCGAACGAGGAGTTCGAGTTCGACGGGTCCACGGAGAAGATCAACGCGGCGTTCTACTACGGCTCGCGGCTGCCCGGCACGGCGCTGGAGAAGCGTGGGCGCGGCACCGAGGTGCTGGCGGCGACGCTGCGCAAGCACACCGGGATCGAGTTCAACGGCGCGGCGGTGATCGACTTCGGTGGGTTCCACAGCATCGTGCATGCGCTCGGCGGCGTGGACATGTGCATCGCCGAGCCGGCCGAGTCCGCGCACCTCGGCATCGACGCGAAGGGCAAGCTGGTCCAGGGCTGGTACAACGACCAGGTCTTCCCGCCGCGGCTGGAAGGGCTGCCGCCGGGCAGCCGGCCGCTGGTGCACGAGCCGGGGTGCCGGTCGATGGACGCCACCCGGGCGCTGGACTACGCGCGGATCCGCAAGAGCCTGGACAACGGCGACTACGGGCGGCAGCAGCACCAGCAGCAGCTGATCAAGGCGATCGTCAAGAAGGCCACCTCGTCCGGCGTGCTGACCGATCTCGGCAAGCTGAACGAGCTGGTCAAGGCGGCCGGCGAGGCATTCATCCTGGACACCCGGGGCACGCCGGTGGCCGACTTCTTCTTCACGCTCAAGGGTGTGGCGGCGAACGACCTGACCCTGATCAAGACCAACGCGGGTACGTTCAACACGTCCGCCGAGACCGGCGCCGAGCAGCTGGACGCGGAGTCGCTGCAGATGCTCGCGGCCGCGAAGGACGGCACGCTCAGCACCTTCCTGATCGAGCACCCGCAATATATTGCGAACTCGCGCTGA
- a CDS encoding glycoside hydrolase family 6 protein: MRRLMSIAVTVGVAAGALATGPLMTADAAVAGDPFAITNGLFVNPTSPSARWVAANPTHPDTASIRANIATAPMARWFTGTSDAQIGSAVAAYTGTAVDAGNKLPVLVAYNLPGRDACGEESAGGAADAEAYMQWISTFAAAIGNRPAIVIIEPDSLGDFECMSAAQIAERNTLLNFAGRMFAEKAPNTWAYLDAANPKWVTPTVIAQRLKAAGVSRVHGFAVNVSNYIDTAWATDYSRMIQDRLGSTTPYVIDTSRNGNGYGDGWCNPAGRRLGARATGNPAALQLWIKNPGNSDGTCGIAPTTPAGTFDPALAKHLITGA, encoded by the coding sequence ATGCGCCGATTGATGTCGATAGCCGTCACCGTCGGAGTGGCCGCGGGTGCGCTCGCCACCGGCCCCCTGATGACCGCGGACGCCGCGGTCGCCGGTGACCCGTTCGCGATCACGAACGGGCTGTTCGTCAATCCCACGTCGCCGTCCGCGCGCTGGGTCGCCGCCAACCCCACTCACCCGGACACCGCGTCGATCCGGGCGAACATCGCCACCGCGCCGATGGCCCGCTGGTTCACCGGCACCAGCGACGCGCAGATCGGATCGGCCGTCGCGGCCTACACCGGCACCGCGGTCGACGCCGGGAACAAACTGCCGGTGCTGGTCGCGTACAACCTGCCGGGCCGGGACGCGTGCGGCGAGGAGTCGGCCGGCGGCGCCGCGGACGCCGAGGCGTACATGCAGTGGATCTCGACGTTCGCGGCCGCGATCGGGAACCGGCCGGCGATCGTGATCATCGAGCCGGACTCGCTCGGCGACTTCGAGTGCATGAGCGCGGCCCAGATCGCGGAGCGCAACACGCTGCTCAACTTCGCCGGCCGGATGTTCGCCGAGAAGGCACCGAACACCTGGGCGTACCTGGACGCGGCGAACCCGAAGTGGGTGACACCGACCGTCATCGCGCAGCGGCTGAAGGCGGCCGGGGTCTCCCGCGTCCACGGCTTCGCGGTCAACGTCTCCAACTACATCGACACCGCGTGGGCCACGGACTACTCCCGCATGATCCAGGACCGGCTCGGCAGCACCACGCCGTACGTGATCGACACCAGCCGGAACGGCAACGGCTACGGCGACGGCTGGTGCAACCCGGCCGGCCGCCGCCTCGGCGCGCGCGCGACCGGCAACCCGGCCGCGCTGCAACTCTGGATCAAGAACCCGGGCAATTCCGACGGTACGTGTGGGATCGCCCCGACCACGCCGGCCGGCACGTTCGACCCCGCGCTCGCGAAGCACCTGATCACCGGCGCCTGA